In Daucus carota subsp. sativus chromosome 4, DH1 v3.0, whole genome shotgun sequence, one DNA window encodes the following:
- the LOC108217961 gene encoding E3 ubiquitin-protein ligase CCNB1IP1 homolog isoform X4, translated as MRCNSCWRELEGKAVSTTCGHLLCTEDAGRILSSDAACPICDQVLSKSLMRPVDVNPNDEWINMAMAGISPQILMKSAYRSVMFYIGQKELEMQFKMNRIVAQCRQKCEAMQEKFTEKLEQVHTAYQKMAKKCQMMEQEMESLSKDKQELQEKFAEKSRQKRKLDEMYDQLRCEYESVKRTAIQPANNFYSGTEPDMFASPANMMHNRDPLRKGPREDIWPSAARQNSSNSGPFDVSAGSPVKQSAGVPDFSNRRGINRTAFGAGAGSGAANPSMTLRNLIISPIKRPQLSRSRPQMFT; from the exons ATGAGATGCAATTCGTGCTGGAGGGAACTAGAAGGGAAAGCTGTTAGCACCACTTGTGGTCACCTATTGT GTACCGAGGATGCCGGTAGGATTCTCAGCAGTGATGCAGCTTGCCCAATATGTGACCAAGTACTCTCTAAAAG TCTTATGAGGCCTGTGGATGTAAATCCAAATGATGAGTGGATCAAT ATGGCCATGGCTGGGATTAGTCCTCAAATAC TGATGAAAAGTGCATACAGAAGTGTGATGTTCTACATTGGGCAGAAGGAACTGGAGATGCAATTTAAGATGAACAGAATAGTGGCTCAGTGCCGACAAAAATGTGAAGCAATGCAAGAAAAATTCACAGAAAAATTGGAGCAAGTGCATACTGCATATCAGAAGATGGCAAAAAAGTGCCAGATGATGGAACAGGAAATGGAGAGTTTATCAAAAGACAAGCAGGAACTTCAGGAAAAATTCGCTGAGAAGTCCAG GCAAAAAAGAAAGCTTGATGAAATGTATGATCAGCTAAGATGCGAATACGAGTCAGTTAAAAGAACAGCAATTCAACCTGCTAACAATTTCTATTCCGGAACTGAACCTGATATGTTTGCAAGTCCAGCTAACATGATGCATAATAGGGATCCTCTCAGGAAAG GACCTCGAGAGGATATATGGCCTTCAGCAGCAAGACAGAATAGTTCTAATTCTGGTCCCTTTGATGTCTCTGCTGGCTCACCTGTAAAACAGTCAGCCGGGGTACCTGATTTTAGCAACAGAAGAGGTATTAATCGTACAGCATTTGGGGCTGGAGCGGGATCTGGAGCAGCAAATCCGTCAATGACATTAAGAAATCTCATCATTTCACCAATAAAGCGACCTCAACTCTCACGAAGTCGGCCTCAAATGTTCACGTAA
- the LOC108217961 gene encoding E3 ubiquitin-protein ligase CCNB1IP1 homolog isoform X1, translating to MRCNSCWRELEGKAVSTTCGHLLCTEDAGRILSSDAACPICDQVLSKSLMRPVDVNPNDEWINMAMAGISPQILMKSAYRSVMFYIGQKELEMQFKMNRIVAQCRQKCEAMQEKFTEKLEQVHTAYQKMAKKCQMMEQEMESLSKDKQELQEKFAEKSRQKRKLDEMYDQLRCEYESVKRTAIQPANNFYSGTEPDMFASPANMMHNRDPLRKDWPPYTPDTPGPREDIWPSAARQNSSNSGPFDVSAGSPVKQSAGVPDFSNRRGINRTAFGAGAGSGAANPSMTLRNLIISPIKRPQLSRSRPQMFTL from the exons ATGAGATGCAATTCGTGCTGGAGGGAACTAGAAGGGAAAGCTGTTAGCACCACTTGTGGTCACCTATTGT GTACCGAGGATGCCGGTAGGATTCTCAGCAGTGATGCAGCTTGCCCAATATGTGACCAAGTACTCTCTAAAAG TCTTATGAGGCCTGTGGATGTAAATCCAAATGATGAGTGGATCAAT ATGGCCATGGCTGGGATTAGTCCTCAAATAC TGATGAAAAGTGCATACAGAAGTGTGATGTTCTACATTGGGCAGAAGGAACTGGAGATGCAATTTAAGATGAACAGAATAGTGGCTCAGTGCCGACAAAAATGTGAAGCAATGCAAGAAAAATTCACAGAAAAATTGGAGCAAGTGCATACTGCATATCAGAAGATGGCAAAAAAGTGCCAGATGATGGAACAGGAAATGGAGAGTTTATCAAAAGACAAGCAGGAACTTCAGGAAAAATTCGCTGAGAAGTCCAG GCAAAAAAGAAAGCTTGATGAAATGTATGATCAGCTAAGATGCGAATACGAGTCAGTTAAAAGAACAGCAATTCAACCTGCTAACAATTTCTATTCCGGAACTGAACCTGATATGTTTGCAAGTCCAGCTAACATGATGCATAATAGGGATCCTCTCAGGAAAG ATTGGCCGCCTTACACTCCCGATACTCCAGGACCTCGAGAGGATATATGGCCTTCAGCAGCAAGACAGAATAGTTCTAATTCTGGTCCCTTTGATGTCTCTGCTGGCTCACCTGTAAAACAGTCAGCCGGGGTACCTGATTTTAGCAACAGAAGAGGTATTAATCGTACAGCATTTGGGGCTGGAGCGGGATCTGGAGCAGCAAATCCGTCAATGACATTAAGAAATCTCATCATTTCACCAATAAAGCGACCTCAACTCTCACGAAGTCGGCCTCAAATGTTCAC GCTGTAA
- the LOC108217961 gene encoding E3 ubiquitin-protein ligase CCNB1IP1 homolog isoform X3, whose translation MRCNSCWRELEGKAVSTTCGHLLCTEDAGRILSSDAACPICDQVLSKSLMRPVDVNPNDEWINMAMAGISPQILMKSAYRSVMFYIGQKELEMQFKMNRIVAQCRQKCEAMQEKFTEKLEQVHTAYQKMAKKCQMMEQEMESLSKDKQELQEKFAEKSRQKRKLDEMYDQLRCEYESVKRTAIQPANNFYSGTEPDMFASPANMMHNRDPLRKGPREDIWPSAARQNSSNSGPFDVSAGSPVKQSAGVPDFSNRRGINRTAFGAGAGSGAANPSMTLRNLIISPIKRPQLSRSRPQMFTL comes from the exons ATGAGATGCAATTCGTGCTGGAGGGAACTAGAAGGGAAAGCTGTTAGCACCACTTGTGGTCACCTATTGT GTACCGAGGATGCCGGTAGGATTCTCAGCAGTGATGCAGCTTGCCCAATATGTGACCAAGTACTCTCTAAAAG TCTTATGAGGCCTGTGGATGTAAATCCAAATGATGAGTGGATCAAT ATGGCCATGGCTGGGATTAGTCCTCAAATAC TGATGAAAAGTGCATACAGAAGTGTGATGTTCTACATTGGGCAGAAGGAACTGGAGATGCAATTTAAGATGAACAGAATAGTGGCTCAGTGCCGACAAAAATGTGAAGCAATGCAAGAAAAATTCACAGAAAAATTGGAGCAAGTGCATACTGCATATCAGAAGATGGCAAAAAAGTGCCAGATGATGGAACAGGAAATGGAGAGTTTATCAAAAGACAAGCAGGAACTTCAGGAAAAATTCGCTGAGAAGTCCAG GCAAAAAAGAAAGCTTGATGAAATGTATGATCAGCTAAGATGCGAATACGAGTCAGTTAAAAGAACAGCAATTCAACCTGCTAACAATTTCTATTCCGGAACTGAACCTGATATGTTTGCAAGTCCAGCTAACATGATGCATAATAGGGATCCTCTCAGGAAAG GACCTCGAGAGGATATATGGCCTTCAGCAGCAAGACAGAATAGTTCTAATTCTGGTCCCTTTGATGTCTCTGCTGGCTCACCTGTAAAACAGTCAGCCGGGGTACCTGATTTTAGCAACAGAAGAGGTATTAATCGTACAGCATTTGGGGCTGGAGCGGGATCTGGAGCAGCAAATCCGTCAATGACATTAAGAAATCTCATCATTTCACCAATAAAGCGACCTCAACTCTCACGAAGTCGGCCTCAAATGTTCAC GCTGTAA
- the LOC108217961 gene encoding E3 ubiquitin-protein ligase CCNB1IP1 homolog isoform X2 yields the protein MRCNSCWRELEGKAVSTTCGHLLCTEDAGRILSSDAACPICDQVLSKSLMRPVDVNPNDEWINMAMAGISPQILMKSAYRSVMFYIGQKELEMQFKMNRIVAQCRQKCEAMQEKFTEKLEQVHTAYQKMAKKCQMMEQEMESLSKDKQELQEKFAEKSRQKRKLDEMYDQLRCEYESVKRTAIQPANNFYSGTEPDMFASPANMMHNRDPLRKDWPPYTPDTPGPREDIWPSAARQNSSNSGPFDVSAGSPVKQSAGVPDFSNRRGINRTAFGAGAGSGAANPSMTLRNLIISPIKRPQLSRSRPQMFT from the exons ATGAGATGCAATTCGTGCTGGAGGGAACTAGAAGGGAAAGCTGTTAGCACCACTTGTGGTCACCTATTGT GTACCGAGGATGCCGGTAGGATTCTCAGCAGTGATGCAGCTTGCCCAATATGTGACCAAGTACTCTCTAAAAG TCTTATGAGGCCTGTGGATGTAAATCCAAATGATGAGTGGATCAAT ATGGCCATGGCTGGGATTAGTCCTCAAATAC TGATGAAAAGTGCATACAGAAGTGTGATGTTCTACATTGGGCAGAAGGAACTGGAGATGCAATTTAAGATGAACAGAATAGTGGCTCAGTGCCGACAAAAATGTGAAGCAATGCAAGAAAAATTCACAGAAAAATTGGAGCAAGTGCATACTGCATATCAGAAGATGGCAAAAAAGTGCCAGATGATGGAACAGGAAATGGAGAGTTTATCAAAAGACAAGCAGGAACTTCAGGAAAAATTCGCTGAGAAGTCCAG GCAAAAAAGAAAGCTTGATGAAATGTATGATCAGCTAAGATGCGAATACGAGTCAGTTAAAAGAACAGCAATTCAACCTGCTAACAATTTCTATTCCGGAACTGAACCTGATATGTTTGCAAGTCCAGCTAACATGATGCATAATAGGGATCCTCTCAGGAAAG ATTGGCCGCCTTACACTCCCGATACTCCAGGACCTCGAGAGGATATATGGCCTTCAGCAGCAAGACAGAATAGTTCTAATTCTGGTCCCTTTGATGTCTCTGCTGGCTCACCTGTAAAACAGTCAGCCGGGGTACCTGATTTTAGCAACAGAAGAGGTATTAATCGTACAGCATTTGGGGCTGGAGCGGGATCTGGAGCAGCAAATCCGTCAATGACATTAAGAAATCTCATCATTTCACCAATAAAGCGACCTCAACTCTCACGAAGTCGGCCTCAAATGTTCACGTAA
- the LOC108219055 gene encoding uncharacterized protein LOC108219055 — translation MESDDMDSLFEGMVLFDPSQPSLPPSSTQQSTPIDNSSYDSKHHQNHQPEPTDPPAPELASQPLDENLFSDLTLVTPQIQQTLAEPSPIVATAPIITKSITRQVSNTRKKKRAAGLRIGYKKDDLDSVVDSVVTARSSSVPEEEIRISEVENRDREVEAIARTVVDSNMVQDMGEKPDVDNDLVRDVGEKPDVDNGLVRDGGEKPDVDTIGEEEDRKSEDCSIERRFEKIRSEIMENLKRARERVDSVSQMRKECIRRRRKAAEDLSMASTKYRELERQLEEACEAEDFEMADRLSDSLASADSEKEMLAVALRDADAECDAVDVKMQGVLDLQIAAEEECVSLLQRFSMDAAKDADLVLRNAELMSSKEINQWDSSVELAEVKRMELDAESFIVNEARLALNESVDHLVEDEKRELEILHREKEVLTDELERLLALVKQKESEIKENESSIEKVEKRITNAVSSFQEAQSSINAKYNNLLSELSQMELQNESLSRKKEEVDECFSQEQGRAAKIQNLAKTSADEANMYQEVAVLRKKLIQFILRTREHKLMLAKTGDKLTEDVQMLKQDISNGRASLQELSTTKTSIQQEIESFKQRLLFIDKRIPELEAEKKVAASVRNFKEAARLAAEVKALCVEKEGIQTKMEGALSELGKFEGEILDTVNRLQDTEAHLLSKEKELAMTRFQILLLIAGAATSEKSAALQLGDVEEGEILLGEAEVAESEARKLQSTYNFKEAEFDDLPKHFISMELVSNLEGKKLVELAATAHIPAP, via the exons ATGGAGTCGGACGACATGGACTCATTGTTCGAAGGAATGGTGCTATTCGATCCCTCTCAACCCTCACTCCCACCTTCATCAACTCAACAATCTACTCCTATCGATAACAGTTCTTATGATTCCAAACACCACCAGAATCATCAACCGGAGCCGACGGATCCTCCGGCGCCGGAGTTGGCTTCTCAGCCTCTCGATGAGAATTTATTCTCCGATCTCACTCTGGTTACTCCGCAGATTCAGCAAACCCTAGCGGAACCTTCGCCGATTGTGGCCACTGCGCCGATTATTACTAAGTCGATTACTCGACAAGTTTCGAATACGAGGAAGAAGAAGCGAGCTGCTGGATTGCGGATCGGTTACAAGAAGGATGATCTTGACTCGGTGGTTGACTCGGTTGTCACGGCTCGGAGTTCTTCGGTGCCGGAGGAGGAAATTAGGATTAGTGAAGTTGAGAATCGTGATCGGGAAGTAGAGGCGATAGCGAGAACGGTTGTTGATAGTAATATGGTTCAAGATATGGGGGAGAAGCCTGATGTTGATAATGATTTGGTTCGAGACGTAGGCGAGAAGCCTGATGTTGACAATGGTTTGGTTCGAGACGGAGGGGAGAAGCCTGATGTTGATACAATTGGAGAAGAGGAGGATAGGAAGAGTGAGGATTGTTCAATTGAGCGGAGATTCGAGAAAATTAGGAGTGAGATTATGGAGAATTTGAAGCGTGCGAGGGAACGTGTTGATTCTGTATCGCAAATGAGGAAGGAATGTATTAGGAGGCGGCGAAAAGCTGCTGAGGATTTGAGTATGGCCTCTACGAAGTATAGGGAATTGGAGAGGCAGTTGGAAGAAGCTTGTGAGGCTGAGGATTTCGAGATGGCTGATAGGCTTAGTGATAGTCTTGCTTCTGCAGATTCTGAAAAGGAAATGTTGGCGGTTGCATTAAGGGATGCTGATGCAGAGTGTGATGCAGTTGATGTTAAGATGCAGGGAGTTCTTGATCTTCAGATCGCAGCTGAGGAGGAATGTGTTTCTTTGCTGCAAAGGTTCTCTATG GATGCTGCAAAAGATGCCGATTTGGTCCTAAGGAATGCAGAGCTTATGTCTTCAAAAGAAATAAACCAATGGGATTCATCAGTTGAACTGGCAGAAGTCAAAAGGATGGAACTGGATGCTGAATCATTTATTGTGAATGAGGCAAGACTGGCATTAAATGAATCTGTTGATCATTTAGTTGAGGATGAGAAGAGAGAGTTAGAAATTCTTCATAGAGAAAAAGAAGTGTTGACAGATGAATTGGAAAGACTACTTGCTTTAGTGAAACAAAAAGAAtcagaaataaaagaaaatgagTCTAGCATTGAAAAAGTTGAAAAAAGGATTACCAATGCAGTCTCTAGCTTTCAGGAGGCTCAGTCAAGCATCAACGCAAAATATAACAATTTGCTGTCGGAGTTGTCACAGATGGAGTTGCAGAATGAATCATTATCTAGAAAAAAGGAAGAGGTTGATGAATGCTTCTCTCAGGAACAAGGCAGGGCAGCGAAGATTCAAAACCTTGCCAAGACCTCTGCTGATGAAGCAAACATGTACCAAGAAGTTGCTGTGTTGCGGAAAAAATTGATACAATTCATTTTGAGAACTAGGGAACATAAACTGATGCTTGCCAAGACAGGGGACAAACTTACTGAAGATGTGCAAATGCTTAAACAAGATATATCAAATGGGAGAGCTTCTCTACAG GAGTTATCTACAACAAAAACAAGCATCCAGCAGGAAATTGAATCCTTTAAGCAGAGGCTTCTGTTCATAGACAAAAGAATTCCAGAACTTGAAGCAGAAAAGAAAGTTGCTGCTAGTGTAAGAAATTTTAAGGAAGCAGCACGGCTAGCTGCTGAGGTTAAGGCACTTTGTGTTGAAAAGGAAGGTATACAAACAAAAATGGAGGGGGCATTGTCAGAGCTTGGGAAGTTCGAGGGAGAGATTTTAGACACTGTTAACAGATTGCAGGATACTGAAGCTCATCTTTTGTCCAAGGAAAAAGAACTGGCAATGACTAGATTTCAGATTCTACTGCTCATAGCAGGTGCTGCCACTTCCGAGAAGTCAGCCGCATTGCAGTTAGGTGATGTTGAAGAGGGTGAAATCCTACTCGGGGAAGCTGAAGTTGCTGAATCTGAAGCAAGAAAACTTCAGTCAACTTACAATTTCAAGGAAGCTGAGTTTGATGATCTTCCAAAACACTTTATATCCATGGAACTCGTTTCCAATCTTGAGGGGAAAAAGCTAGTCGAGTTAGCAGCAACTGCGCACATTCCGGCACCTTGA